One segment of Candidatus Zixiibacteriota bacterium DNA contains the following:
- a CDS encoding PIG-L family deacetylase, whose protein sequence is MSKLRLMTVLAHPDDESLGMGGTLAKYSREGVDTYLITATRGERGRYGDLQKFPGLAAVGQIRETELRMAAKRLGITEVHFLDYIDGDLDKAEPQEAIAKITFYIRKYRPQVVVTFGPEGGYGHPDHIAICQYTTAATICAADPDFNGNGYLAVPSQHHAISKLYYMAWTQPKWDAYQAAFRKLVTVVDGVERQVTPAPDWGITTRIDTSNVWEIVWEAVSCHKTQLAIYGKLKELSAEHHMALWGTQEFYRAFSRVNGKRALEQDLFEGLR, encoded by the coding sequence ATGTCGAAACTTCGTTTGATGACGGTGCTGGCGCATCCTGATGATGAGTCGCTCGGGATGGGCGGCACTCTGGCAAAATACAGCCGCGAAGGGGTCGATACTTATCTGATAACCGCCACCCGGGGAGAGCGGGGTCGTTATGGCGACCTGCAAAAATTCCCGGGGCTGGCGGCGGTCGGCCAGATTCGTGAAACAGAGCTTCGGATGGCGGCCAAGCGCCTGGGAATTACGGAGGTTCATTTTCTCGACTATATCGACGGCGACCTCGACAAAGCCGAGCCGCAGGAAGCAATTGCCAAAATCACATTCTACATCCGCAAATACCGACCGCAGGTGGTGGTTACTTTTGGACCGGAAGGGGGGTATGGCCATCCCGACCATATTGCTATCTGTCAGTACACCACCGCGGCAACAATCTGCGCCGCTGACCCGGATTTTAATGGAAACGGTTATCTGGCGGTGCCGTCACAGCACCATGCCATCTCCAAACTCTATTATATGGCATGGACGCAGCCGAAGTGGGATGCCTACCAGGCGGCTTTCCGGAAGCTGGTAACGGTCGTTGACGGGGTAGAGCGGCAAGTGACGCCTGCTCCTGACTGGGGTATCACCACCCGCATCGACACTTCAAACGTCTGGGAGATTGTCTGGGAAGCGGTCAGCTGTCACAAGACACAACTGGCAATCTACGGAAAGTTGAAAGAACTCTCGGCCGAACACCACATGGCGCTCTGGGGGACACAAGAATTCTATCGGGCATTCAGTCGGGTCAATGGAAAGAGAGCGCTCGAACAAGACCTCTTCGAGGGGCT
- a CDS encoding RNA polymerase sigma factor translates to MNPDWEILRRARDGDPSSWRELLYAYQPRLKALAYLITGSVATADDIAQETMFKAIRAPMSHQMGTLDGFLGTIAFRLAVKETQYQKKSVGLDGIDPPGDTNSPLDSIIKNEQEYILARAIKELDREHSEVLILRFYGNLSYDEIARELGIPVGTAKSRVFYAVKACRQKLIDKGILE, encoded by the coding sequence GTGAATCCAGACTGGGAGATACTTCGCCGCGCCCGCGATGGGGACCCCTCGTCATGGCGGGAATTGCTTTATGCCTACCAGCCTCGCCTCAAAGCGCTGGCGTATCTTATCACCGGCTCGGTTGCCACGGCCGATGATATCGCGCAGGAGACCATGTTTAAAGCAATCCGAGCGCCAATGAGTCATCAGATGGGAACCCTTGACGGCTTCCTCGGAACCATTGCCTTTCGCCTGGCAGTGAAAGAGACTCAATATCAGAAAAAGTCGGTCGGCCTGGACGGCATCGACCCGCCTGGTGATACCAATTCACCTCTGGATTCGATAATAAAAAATGAACAGGAGTATATCCTGGCGCGCGCCATCAAGGAATTAGACCGCGAGCATAGCGAGGTCCTTATCCTCAGATTCTACGGCAATCTCAGTTATGATGAAATCGCCCGTGAACTTGGCATCCCGGTCGGAACCGCTAAGTCGCGCGTTTTCTATGCCGTCAAAGCCTGCCGCCAGAAACTCATAGATAAAGGAATACTGGAATGA